One part of the Vitis riparia cultivar Riparia Gloire de Montpellier isolate 1030 chromosome 15, EGFV_Vit.rip_1.0, whole genome shotgun sequence genome encodes these proteins:
- the LOC117932018 gene encoding uncharacterized protein LOC117932018, translating to MRSRLGPQDPGRPRPPVATTWGAHPDPMVTPMVQNVPPHPDPMVTPMVQNVPPHPDPMVTPMVQNVPPHPDPMVTPMVQNVPPYQAVRQAGRNLPNEPLVGSISKRLDDMLSTSFCSHIIHYEPPRGFLVPKFSTYDGSSDPFDHIMHYRQLMTLDIGNDLLLCKVFPASLQGQALSWFHRLPPNSVDNFRDLSEAFVGKYLCSARQKQNISTLQNIKMQDNESLREFVKRFGQAVLQVEAYSMDVVLQIFKRSICPGTPFFESFAKKPPTTMDDLFRCASKYSMLEDDVRAATQQILVAGQASRSGAERSVKLSDRPRPSDRRQEGLSRPELPPLTPISISYEKLLPIIQDMSDFKWPGPLRTDPSKRDHNKKCAYHKEHGHTTETCKSLHYLVERLIKAGHLRQYLRSDARGRDASRNHNSRAPTAPAAPKAIINYINRGPLDEEHDSK from the coding sequence ATGCGCTCGAGACTGGGCCCACAGGATCCTGGGAGGCCAAGGCCGCCAGTAGCCACAACCTGGGGAGCGCACCCTGACCCTATGGTCACCCCTATGGTGCAGAACGTTCCCCCGCACCCTGACCCTATGGTCACCCCTATGGTGCAGAACGTTCCCCCGCACCCTGACCCTATGGTCACCCCTATGGTGCAGAACGTTCCCCCGCACCCTGACCCTATGGTCACCCCCATGGTACAGAACGTTCCCCCGTACCAAGCGGTACGGCAAGCTGGGAGAAACCTCCCAAACGAGCCCCTTGTTGGCTCCATCAGCAAAAGGCTggacgacatgctctccacgtCTTTCTGCTCTCATATTATTCATTACGAGCCCCCAAGGGGATTCCTCGTACCTAAATTTTCCACGTACGATGGGTCCAGCGACCCCtttgaccatatcatgcattatcgacAACTCATGACTCTCGATATAGGAAACGACCTGCTACTATGCAAAGTATTCCCCGCTAGCCTACAAGGGCAGGCCCTCTCATGGTTTCATCGCCTACCTCCCAACTCTGTTGATAATTTTAGGGACCTGTCGGAAGCCTTCGTGGGAAAATACTTATGCTCCGCTCGGCAAAAACAGAACATCAGCActctgcaaaacataaaaatgcaggATAACGAATCCTTGAGGGAGTTCGTGAAGCGGTTTGGTCAGGCCGTGCTACAGGTAGAGGCTTACAGCATGGATGTTGTCCTGCAGATCTTCAAGCGAAGCATCTGTCCAGGCACCCCATTTTTCGAATCATTTGCTAAGAAGCCTCCTACGACAATGGACGACTTGTTCCGGTGTGCGAGCAAATACTCAATGCTCGAAGATGATGTGCGAGCAGCCACCCAGCAAATCTTGGTTGCCGGACAGGCATCCAGAAGTGGTGCGGAAAGAAGTGTCAAACTTTCGGACCGACCAAGGCCATCCGATCGAAGGCAGGAAGGGCTAAGTCGCCCAGAGCTACCGCCCCTCACACCCATTTCCATATCCTATGAGAAGCTTCTCCCTATAATCCAAGACATGTCCGACTTCAAGTGGCCTGGACCCCTCAGAACGGACCCATCCAAAAGGGATCATAACAAAAAGTGTGCCTACCATAAGGAGCATGGTCACACAACGGAGACGTGCAAGAGCCTCCATTATTTGGTCGAAAGGCTTATAAAGGCAGGACATTTGAGGCAGTACCTCCGCTCAGATGCCAGAGGTAGAGACGCTTCCCGAAATCACAACTCTAGAGCCCCCACGGCTCCAGCCGCCCCCAAAgccattataaattatatcaataGAGGCCCATTGGATGAGGAACACGACTCCAAATGA